The following proteins come from a genomic window of Proteinivorax hydrogeniformans:
- the mraY gene encoding phospho-N-acetylmuramoyl-pentapeptide-transferase, with amino-acid sequence MGDNVLIYVAMTSFIVGVIFAPILLPLLRRLKVGQSIREDGPESHMKKSGTPTMGGLIFIFAAILTTLIFGPKEPMVLIVIFSTFSYGLIGFADDYIKVVLRRSLGLKAREKLIFQTLVALIIYGAVYYFDLSTEVLLPYVGAIEFGHFYFPFILVVLLGASNATNMTDGLDGLLAGTFSFSILGMIYIAFSQNEIGLGIFSLSLLGGTLAFLVYNAHPAKVFMGDTGSLALGGGLATLAILTKTELLLIPLGAIFVIETLSIIIQVTSFKLTGKRVFLMSPIHHHFELKGWSEWKIVLVFWFVQLLFTLLAVVLWNLYY; translated from the coding sequence ATGGGTGATAATGTTTTAATTTATGTTGCTATGACAAGCTTTATAGTAGGTGTCATTTTTGCTCCTATTTTGCTACCCCTTTTAAGGCGTTTAAAGGTTGGACAAAGCATTAGAGAGGATGGCCCTGAAAGTCATATGAAAAAATCAGGCACGCCAACGATGGGGGGACTAATATTTATTTTTGCAGCTATACTTACAACCCTTATATTTGGTCCTAAAGAACCTATGGTATTAATAGTTATTTTCTCCACATTTAGCTATGGCTTGATAGGGTTTGCCGATGATTATATAAAGGTGGTTTTGAGGCGGTCTTTAGGGTTAAAGGCCAGAGAGAAATTGATTTTTCAAACTCTGGTTGCTTTGATAATTTATGGTGCCGTTTATTATTTTGACCTGAGTACAGAAGTATTACTTCCATATGTTGGCGCTATAGAATTTGGACATTTTTACTTTCCATTTATACTAGTGGTTTTACTAGGCGCGTCAAATGCTACCAACATGACAGATGGGTTAGATGGACTTTTAGCTGGGACATTCAGCTTTAGTATTTTAGGAATGATATACATAGCTTTTAGTCAAAACGAGATCGGCCTAGGCATATTTTCTCTAAGTCTTTTAGGTGGCACATTAGCCTTTTTGGTTTACAATGCACATCCTGCTAAAGTTTTTATGGGTGACACAGGCTCTCTAGCTTTAGGAGGTGGCTTAGCCACATTGGCCATTTTAACCAAGACTGAGCTGCTTTTAATCCCATTAGGAGCCATTTTTGTGATAGAGACTTTATCGATAATTATTCAAGTAACTTCGTTTAAATTAACTGGTAAAAGAGTATTTTTGATGAGCCCTATACATCATCACTTTGAACTAAAAGGTTGGTCTGAATGGAAAATTGTGCTTGTCTTTTGGTTTGTACAACTACTATTTACTTTGCTCGCTGTAGTGTTATGGAACCTGTATTACTAA
- the murF gene encoding UDP-N-acetylmuramoyl-tripeptide--D-alanyl-D-alanine ligase yields the protein MKITVKELSKLCKGKLLTNGLNKEVYTVTIDSRVSAKNGLFVPLKGENHDGHKFIKDAVNNGCNCIFIEDETYVDSSLDCEFILNSDNLAALQELAENYRQILDIDVIAITGSNGKTTTKDLIFSIFSQTVDTVKTQGNYNNEIGLPLMLTRLERSNDVAVLELGMSDFGEIDFLARLCKPTFGVITNIGESHIEYLKSKEGIAKAKGELLHRIKSGGKAILNGDDPYLKNMKDVYSETFLYGFEDHNHLVAYNIEQNNTKVSFSVKGLGKDFSVSMPILGEHNVLNALAAILCALLYGVSEQDIIEGLKGPNMTGMRTEVLTSKSEELKVISDCYNASLTSTNAALKVLSDYRNEGRKVAIVGDMLELGQYTEAAHKEAGQKAAENNVDFFIAVGQYAEFLASGWNAHSNKSKALAFENTDQLLKNIGSHLTKGDLVLVKGSRGLKLEKVVKLIREEF from the coding sequence ATGAAGATAACAGTGAAGGAATTATCTAAACTTTGCAAAGGTAAATTGCTAACTAATGGTTTAAACAAAGAGGTATATACTGTAACCATAGATAGTAGAGTCTCAGCAAAAAATGGGCTGTTTGTACCGTTAAAAGGGGAAAACCATGATGGACATAAGTTTATTAAAGACGCTGTAAACAATGGATGCAACTGCATATTTATCGAAGATGAGACTTATGTAGATTCTAGCTTAGATTGTGAGTTTATCTTAAATTCAGATAATTTAGCAGCATTACAAGAGCTAGCAGAGAATTATAGGCAAATTCTTGATATTGATGTAATTGCAATCACAGGGAGTAATGGGAAAACTACTACCAAGGACTTAATATTTTCCATATTTTCGCAAACAGTTGATACAGTAAAAACACAAGGAAACTATAACAATGAAATTGGACTTCCACTTATGCTTACTAGGCTTGAAAGATCGAATGATGTAGCTGTCTTAGAGCTTGGTATGAGTGACTTTGGAGAAATCGATTTTTTAGCTAGATTATGCAAACCAACCTTTGGTGTTATTACAAATATAGGTGAATCTCATATTGAATATTTAAAATCAAAAGAGGGCATAGCAAAAGCTAAGGGAGAATTACTGCATCGAATAAAAAGTGGTGGAAAAGCCATATTAAATGGAGATGATCCATATCTAAAGAACATGAAGGATGTTTATTCAGAAACTTTTCTTTATGGGTTTGAAGACCACAATCACTTAGTTGCTTATAACATAGAACAGAATAATACCAAAGTAAGCTTTTCAGTCAAAGGGCTAGGCAAGGATTTTTCTGTTTCGATGCCAATACTGGGGGAACACAATGTTTTAAACGCCCTAGCTGCAATTTTATGCGCCCTGCTTTATGGCGTTTCAGAACAAGACATAATTGAAGGACTTAAAGGGCCGAATATGACAGGAATGCGTACAGAAGTTTTAACAAGTAAAAGTGAAGAGTTAAAGGTAATAAGTGATTGCTATAATGCCTCACTTACTTCTACTAATGCTGCCTTAAAAGTACTATCGGACTATAGGAATGAAGGTCGCAAGGTGGCTATTGTAGGCGACATGCTAGAATTAGGTCAATATACGGAAGCAGCCCATAAAGAGGCCGGACAAAAAGCTGCAGAGAATAATGTAGACTTCTTCATTGCAGTAGGGCAGTATGCTGAGTTTCTAGCATCAGGATGGAATGCTCATAGTAACAAAAGTAAGGCTTTGGCTTTTGAAAACACAGACCAGTTGTTAAAAAATATAGGCAGCCATTTAACAAAGGGTGACTTGGTGCTAGTTAAGGGGTCTAGAGGGTTGAAGCTAGAGAAGGTAGTAAAATTAATACGGGAGGAGTTTTAA
- a CDS encoding UDP-N-acetylmuramoyl-L-alanyl-D-glutamate--2,6-diaminopimelate ligase, whose amino-acid sequence MKLSKITSNLRCAITGDKDVEVLGITNDTRKVQAGWAFVAIKGYSTDGHKFIPQALENGASVVIVDRDFKGELPVTTVTVKDSRKALAKLSMEFYGHPTEKLRVIGVTGTNGKTTVTNLINEMLESRGHKTGLFGTNNYKVIDKIIDAPTTTPESFQIQKMCSEILDGGGEYATMEVSSHAVVTKRIYGTDYDIGVFTNLTQDHLDFHKTMDEYKHAKGRFFTSLGTGASKGGKTKVAIINNDDKHAEYFQSVTLTDVVTYGIYNQNSDIIAKEITMSSQGSSFILETWMGSIDIKTSLTGEFNVYNCLAAITVALVEGFTLSEIKNAMAKLVGVPGRFELVKSDQGFSVVVDYAHTPDGLSNVLKTAKEITAGKLITVFGCGGERDAEKRPIMAEVAERYSDFIVITNDNPRSEDTGKIAEEIVKGLSTSANYKVILSRKEAIEQALNIASAKDTVIVAGKGHENYQILADKTIDFDDKLIVEEILRSMKKHEDNSEGII is encoded by the coding sequence ATGAAACTTTCTAAAATAACATCAAATCTTCGTTGCGCTATAACAGGCGATAAAGATGTTGAGGTGTTAGGCATAACAAATGATACCAGAAAAGTCCAAGCTGGGTGGGCTTTTGTAGCAATAAAAGGATATAGTACCGATGGCCATAAGTTTATTCCTCAAGCGCTAGAAAATGGAGCATCTGTAGTTATAGTAGATCGCGATTTTAAAGGAGAACTACCTGTAACGACCGTTACTGTAAAGGATAGTAGAAAAGCTTTAGCTAAACTTTCTATGGAGTTTTACGGTCATCCAACGGAAAAACTTAGAGTTATAGGTGTTACAGGCACTAATGGGAAAACTACAGTGACGAATTTAATCAATGAAATGCTAGAATCGCGAGGGCATAAAACCGGTCTTTTTGGGACAAATAATTATAAAGTTATAGATAAAATAATAGATGCACCTACTACAACACCAGAGTCCTTTCAAATACAAAAAATGTGTTCTGAGATATTAGATGGTGGGGGAGAATACGCTACAATGGAGGTGTCTTCCCACGCGGTAGTTACTAAAAGAATTTACGGTACAGATTATGACATTGGTGTTTTTACTAATCTAACTCAAGACCATTTAGACTTTCATAAAACGATGGATGAATATAAACACGCAAAAGGAAGATTTTTCACGTCTTTAGGGACAGGTGCTAGTAAAGGTGGTAAAACAAAGGTTGCAATAATTAACAATGATGACAAACATGCTGAGTATTTTCAAAGCGTAACTTTAACTGATGTCGTTACATATGGTATTTATAATCAAAATAGTGATATTATTGCTAAAGAGATAACTATGTCTTCTCAAGGAAGTTCATTTATTTTAGAGACTTGGATGGGTAGTATAGATATAAAGACTTCGTTAACAGGGGAGTTTAATGTATATAATTGTCTAGCAGCAATAACAGTTGCGCTGGTTGAAGGCTTTACTTTGTCTGAAATTAAAAATGCCATGGCAAAATTAGTTGGCGTTCCAGGAAGATTTGAGTTAGTGAAAAGCGATCAAGGTTTTTCTGTTGTTGTAGATTATGCACACACTCCAGATGGCTTGAGCAACGTTTTAAAAACTGCCAAAGAAATAACTGCCGGAAAACTTATAACTGTTTTTGGGTGTGGCGGAGAACGTGATGCAGAGAAAAGACCGATAATGGCTGAGGTCGCCGAAAGATATAGTGATTTTATCGTGATTACAAATGATAACCCACGGAGTGAAGACACAGGTAAAATCGCAGAAGAAATAGTCAAAGGGTTGAGCACTTCAGCTAATTACAAAGTTATTTTATCTAGAAAAGAGGCAATTGAACAAGCCTTAAACATAGCTAGTGCAAAAGACACCGTTATCGTGGCTGGTAAGGGGCATGAAAATTATCAAATCTTAGCTGATAAGACAATAGATTTTGATGATAAGTTAATAGTAGAAGAAATTTTAAGGAGTATGAAAAAACATGAAGATAACAGTGAAGGAATTATCTAA
- a CDS encoding stage V sporulation protein D — protein MKEQLSNVTIRKRMMVTFAGFLFLFSLLVVRLFWVQFVRGDFYLEKAENQWNRQLIIRPQRGQIYDRNGDLLAGSATAETIVAIPSEIENPEEVATQLAPVLDMEKEAVIERITKHAAEVYVQRRVGDEVAQEVKKLNLRGIRTTMESKRFYPHDKLASHVLGFAGIDEGLEGLEAYYEDELAGKPGHIVYESDVRGRELPDGVQRYIPPEDGLNMVTTIDRTIQHIVETEMTKAMLKYEPKGISVIAVDPITGEVLALANKPDYNPENYADYPQSTWRNALLSNSFEPGSTFKIVTLAAGLEENIITPTSGFSCSGSKLVGGRRIRCWRSRGHGSQTYTEVAENSCNPGLMTLGLELGKERLFHYIHGLGFGQKTGIDLPGESTGILFNPETMSEVDLAVSSFGQGNSVTPIQQVMGVAAVANGGKLMQPHLAKEFRDANGQTVDIKEANVVRTVFSEETAVEMKGILTSVVENGSGRFAAIEGYTIAGKTGTAQKISPDGGYRDDAIIGSFVGFAPVEDPQVVLYVMVDEPSHGPQWGSQIAAPLFKDIMEGVLEYMEIPRNYEEGQEEAPQMAVVPDLVNFSLEEARGTLEHVGFNLKHYGEGNYIIDQTPKAGVEIPIDSTIIVYTGDEQSQRENVVSVPNLIGKSIREAEQTLDLLNLNLEAVGSGLAVEQRPLPGEDVEAGSTITVNFAPPH, from the coding sequence GTGAAAGAACAACTTTCTAATGTAACGATTAGAAAAAGGATGATGGTTACTTTTGCAGGATTTTTATTTTTATTTAGTCTTTTAGTTGTTAGATTGTTTTGGGTGCAATTTGTTCGAGGAGATTTTTATTTAGAAAAAGCGGAAAACCAATGGAATCGCCAGCTAATTATAAGGCCTCAAAGGGGGCAAATATATGACAGAAATGGCGATCTGTTAGCAGGAAGTGCAACAGCTGAAACTATTGTTGCTATACCTTCAGAAATAGAAAACCCTGAAGAAGTAGCAACTCAACTGGCACCAGTTTTGGATATGGAAAAAGAGGCTGTAATTGAACGGATAACCAAGCATGCAGCTGAAGTTTATGTTCAAAGGCGTGTTGGCGATGAGGTTGCTCAAGAGGTAAAAAAACTTAATTTACGTGGGATAAGAACTACAATGGAAAGTAAGAGGTTTTATCCTCATGACAAGTTGGCTAGCCATGTTTTAGGCTTTGCAGGAATAGATGAAGGTCTAGAAGGGTTAGAGGCATACTATGAGGACGAACTAGCAGGAAAGCCAGGTCATATAGTTTATGAGTCTGATGTTAGAGGCAGAGAGCTACCAGATGGAGTACAGAGATACATACCACCAGAAGATGGATTAAATATGGTAACTACTATAGATAGAACGATTCAGCATATAGTTGAAACTGAAATGACAAAAGCAATGCTTAAATACGAACCTAAGGGGATTTCTGTTATAGCAGTTGACCCTATTACTGGAGAGGTGTTAGCTTTAGCTAACAAACCAGACTATAACCCAGAAAACTATGCCGATTATCCGCAATCTACGTGGAGAAACGCTTTGCTTTCAAACAGCTTTGAGCCTGGGTCTACATTTAAGATAGTGACCTTAGCCGCAGGGCTGGAAGAAAATATAATCACCCCTACTTCGGGGTTTTCATGCTCAGGGAGTAAGCTTGTAGGAGGAAGAAGGATTAGGTGTTGGCGTTCGAGGGGGCATGGTTCGCAAACTTACACCGAAGTTGCGGAAAACTCTTGTAACCCTGGATTGATGACACTGGGGCTAGAATTAGGTAAAGAAAGATTATTCCATTACATACATGGACTAGGTTTTGGTCAAAAAACAGGTATAGATTTACCTGGTGAATCTACAGGGATATTATTTAATCCAGAAACCATGAGTGAAGTGGACTTAGCGGTAAGTTCCTTTGGTCAAGGAAACTCAGTAACACCGATACAGCAAGTTATGGGGGTAGCGGCTGTTGCTAATGGAGGCAAGCTGATGCAGCCGCATTTAGCAAAGGAGTTTAGAGATGCCAACGGGCAAACCGTCGATATAAAAGAGGCTAATGTTGTAAGGACAGTTTTTTCCGAAGAAACAGCCGTTGAGATGAAAGGGATATTAACTAGCGTAGTTGAAAATGGAAGTGGTAGGTTTGCTGCCATAGAAGGTTACACAATCGCAGGCAAAACAGGAACCGCACAAAAAATCTCTCCCGACGGTGGCTACAGAGATGATGCAATAATTGGTTCTTTTGTGGGCTTTGCTCCTGTAGAAGATCCTCAAGTTGTGTTATATGTCATGGTAGATGAACCCAGCCATGGTCCACAATGGGGTTCGCAAATTGCCGCTCCACTGTTTAAGGATATTATGGAAGGTGTTTTAGAGTACATGGAGATACCTAGAAACTACGAGGAAGGTCAAGAGGAAGCGCCTCAAATGGCTGTGGTGCCTGATTTAGTTAATTTTAGTTTAGAAGAAGCACGAGGAACCTTAGAACATGTAGGTTTTAATTTAAAACATTATGGTGAAGGAAATTATATCATAGATCAGACGCCCAAAGCAGGTGTTGAGATACCAATTGATAGCACAATAATCGTTTATACAGGTGACGAACAATCTCAAAGAGAAAATGTAGTGTCTGTCCCTAATTTAATAGGCAAATCCATAAGGGAAGCAGAACAAACTTTGGACTTGTTAAACTTAAACCTAGAGGCTGTTGGAAGCGGTCTGGCTGTGGAGCAACGCCCGCTTCCTGGAGAAGATGTTGAAGCTGGCTCAACTATTACAGTTAACTTTGCTCCACCGCATTAA
- a CDS encoding cell division protein FtsL — MVAERKKQVYHWGNEKSQTSQVTKNNQGPVHPIFKNAMLILIMVGMSVGVVYGHANLVAMSREVNNLQTQRNQLIDERNSMQIEVARASSLSRVERVAMEELDLVLPQPDEFKVVRHSPEQSN, encoded by the coding sequence ATGGTAGCTGAAAGAAAAAAACAGGTTTATCACTGGGGAAATGAAAAAAGCCAAACATCACAGGTTACTAAAAACAATCAGGGGCCAGTCCATCCTATATTCAAAAACGCTATGTTGATACTAATAATGGTAGGAATGTCTGTCGGTGTAGTATATGGGCATGCTAACTTGGTCGCTATGTCAAGAGAGGTTAACAACTTACAAACTCAAAGAAATCAACTTATCGACGAGAGAAATAGCATGCAAATTGAGGTTGCTAGAGCTAGTTCTCTTTCCAGAGTTGAGAGGGTGGCAATGGAAGAGCTAGACTTAGTTTTGCCTCAACCAGATGAGTTTAAAGTTGTTCGTCATTCCCCAGAGCAAAGCAATTAA
- the rsmH gene encoding 16S rRNA (cytosine(1402)-N(4))-methyltransferase RsmH, translated as MEFKHKTVLQNELIKQLDIKKDGIYVDCTLGGGGHTREILKLIGPSGKVIGIDQDQTAIQYNLKQFSEYEQKFIAVKSNFEFIDKELQKLKIKEVDGICYDLGVSSPQLDEASRGFSYNNDAPLDMRMDTDSSLSAYDVVNSYSEEELGRLIKDYGEEKWAKRIANFIVKARPIETTLQLVDVIKGAIPAAARREGPHPAKRTFQAIRIEVNDELAVVRRGVENGLKCLKPGGRMAVITFHSLEDRIIKKIFKEQAKGCICPKDLPMCVCKNEPKVKLVQTKPIMPSEEELENNHRARSAKLRAVERL; from the coding sequence GTGGAGTTTAAACATAAAACAGTGTTACAAAATGAGCTGATTAAGCAGCTGGATATAAAGAAAGATGGTATATATGTGGATTGCACCTTAGGTGGTGGAGGGCATACCAGAGAAATCTTAAAGTTAATAGGGCCAAGTGGTAAAGTGATTGGTATAGACCAAGATCAAACAGCAATACAATATAATTTAAAACAGTTTAGCGAATATGAACAGAAGTTTATTGCTGTCAAAAGTAACTTTGAGTTTATTGATAAGGAGTTACAGAAGCTTAAGATAAAAGAAGTTGATGGTATATGCTATGACTTAGGAGTGTCGTCACCACAACTTGATGAAGCTAGCCGAGGATTTAGTTATAATAATGATGCACCTTTAGATATGAGGATGGATACAGATAGTTCATTATCAGCTTACGATGTTGTAAACAGTTATTCTGAGGAAGAATTAGGTAGGCTTATAAAAGATTATGGTGAAGAAAAATGGGCAAAAAGGATTGCTAACTTTATAGTAAAAGCTAGACCTATCGAAACTACATTGCAATTAGTGGATGTCATAAAAGGAGCTATACCTGCAGCAGCAAGGAGAGAGGGTCCACACCCAGCTAAAAGGACATTTCAGGCTATAAGAATTGAGGTAAATGATGAACTGGCAGTGGTGCGAAGGGGAGTCGAAAACGGTTTGAAATGTTTAAAGCCAGGAGGTAGGATGGCAGTAATCACCTTCCACTCGCTTGAGGATAGAATTATAAAGAAAATATTTAAGGAACAGGCTAAGGGCTGCATTTGTCCAAAGGATTTACCGATGTGTGTATGTAAAAATGAGCCAAAAGTAAAACTTGTACAAACAAAGCCAATAATGCCGAGCGAAGAAGAATTGGAAAATAACCACAGAGCTAGAAGCGCAAAACTAAGAGCAGTAGAACGATTATAG
- the mraZ gene encoding division/cell wall cluster transcriptional repressor MraZ, giving the protein MFLGEFFHNLDGKGRVIIPAKFREGLGKGFIITRGLDNCLFVYPKDEWANMEEKLKSLPFTQGDARAFVRFLFSGATECEIDKQGRVLIPQTLRRYANIEKEAVIIGVSNRVEVWSKEKWEKYSQQAEQSFDQIAEEIGKFDI; this is encoded by the coding sequence ATGTTTCTTGGTGAATTTTTTCATAACTTAGATGGAAAAGGAAGGGTTATAATACCTGCTAAGTTTCGCGAGGGTCTTGGCAAAGGTTTTATTATAACTAGAGGACTGGATAATTGCTTATTTGTTTATCCTAAAGATGAGTGGGCTAACATGGAAGAAAAGTTAAAGTCCTTACCTTTTACCCAAGGAGATGCTCGAGCTTTTGTAAGATTTCTTTTTTCTGGAGCCACTGAATGTGAAATTGATAAACAGGGAAGAGTTTTAATACCACAAACTCTACGCAGATATGCAAATATAGAAAAAGAAGCAGTTATTATAGGGGTTTCTAACCGTGTTGAGGTTTGGAGTAAGGAAAAATGGGAAAAATATAGTCAACAAGCTGAACAATCATTTGATCAAATTGCTGAGGAAATTGGCAAATTTGATATCTAG
- a CDS encoding copper ion binding protein: MVKVIFSVSGMSCGHCKAAVEKALDKLDGVKTVDVNLELGEVTINYDENVVTREQLINTITDAGYSVI; encoded by the coding sequence ATGGTAAAAGTTATTTTTAGTGTATCGGGAATGTCTTGTGGACACTGTAAAGCGGCAGTAGAAAAGGCATTGGATAAATTAGACGGAGTAAAAACTGTTGATGTTAATCTTGAGTTAGGTGAAGTTACTATAAACTACGATGAAAATGTAGTAACACGGGAACAATTAATAAATACAATTACTGATGCAGGATACAGTGTTATATAA
- a CDS encoding metal-sensitive transcriptional regulator encodes MGCEKQKLQDRLKRIEGQLRGIQKMVDDERYCVDILTQLAAVRAGVNKVGLMILEGHTKGCVAQAFDNDNQEEAIEELLDVMGKFLK; translated from the coding sequence ATGGGTTGTGAAAAGCAGAAGCTACAGGATCGCTTAAAGAGGATTGAAGGTCAGTTGAGGGGTATACAAAAGATGGTTGACGATGAGAGGTATTGTGTGGATATTCTCACGCAACTTGCAGCGGTAAGAGCGGGGGTAAATAAAGTTGGTCTTATGATTTTAGAAGGACATACTAAGGGGTGCGTAGCACAGGCCTTTGACAATGATAATCAAGAAGAGGCTATTGAGGAACTTTTAGATGTTATGGGAAAATTTTTAAAATAG
- the lgt gene encoding prolipoprotein diacylglyceryl transferase translates to MDPVAFNLGPIPVYWYGIIIGFGALVALFLIKTLGKRDGLDPDIFDEFLLIALPVGILGARVYYVLFNLEAYRGDLSRVFSIWEGGLAIHGGILAGVLVAYIFVKVKKINFWQFADVVVPGLILAQAIGRWGNYVNQEAYGVETDLPWAMYIDGAYRHPTFFYEFVWNLIVLGGLLMLRKKKLAKGSIFAFYLIGYSFGRFFIEGLRTDSLMIGPLRTAQLVSIALIVIGVGIYYYLNRKKKAN, encoded by the coding sequence ATGGATCCTGTAGCATTTAACTTAGGCCCGATTCCGGTATATTGGTATGGAATCATAATAGGTTTCGGTGCATTAGTGGCGTTATTTTTAATAAAGACTTTAGGCAAGAGAGATGGGCTTGACCCGGATATTTTTGATGAGTTTTTGCTTATCGCCCTCCCAGTAGGGATTTTAGGGGCGAGGGTTTATTATGTTCTTTTTAACTTAGAAGCTTATAGAGGAGACTTATCTAGAGTTTTCTCTATCTGGGAAGGTGGGCTAGCTATACACGGCGGAATTTTGGCCGGTGTATTAGTAGCGTACATTTTTGTTAAAGTAAAAAAAATAAACTTCTGGCAGTTTGCAGACGTGGTAGTGCCTGGTCTAATATTGGCTCAAGCTATTGGTAGGTGGGGCAATTATGTTAATCAAGAGGCTTATGGTGTGGAAACTGATCTTCCATGGGCTATGTATATTGATGGTGCCTATAGGCACCCGACATTTTTTTATGAATTTGTGTGGAATTTGATTGTCTTAGGCGGACTGTTAATGCTACGCAAGAAAAAGTTAGCTAAAGGTTCTATTTTTGCCTTTTATCTTATAGGGTATTCGTTTGGCAGGTTTTTTATAGAGGGGTTAAGAACTGATAGTCTTATGATAGGTCCTCTTCGCACAGCTCAGTTAGTTAGTATAGCTCTTATTGTAATTGGCGTAGGGATATATTACTATCTTAATAGGAAGAAAAAAGCTAACTAA
- the cysK gene encoding cysteine synthase A — MIYKSINDLVGKTPMVEIKDESFQGRLIAKLEFFNPGGSVKDRISLAMLEKAEKDGIISTSKTTIIEATSGNTGVGLAMVAAAKGYKLILTMPDTMSVERRKLLKAFGAHLELTEGKKGMPGAIERAEKLADEDGNSFIPSQFYNEANPQVHKETTAMEVLEDTNGEIDYFVAGVGTGGTITGVGQVLKEKLSDVSVIAVEPEDSPVLSGGSPGPHKIQGIGAGFVPKVLRKEVIDTVSKVGHQTAFEASRWLAKNHGILTGISSGAALSVAIDLAKDAENKGKNIVVLLPDNGERYLSTPLYETV, encoded by the coding sequence GTGATTTATAAAAGTATAAACGATTTAGTAGGAAAAACACCGATGGTGGAAATCAAAGATGAGAGTTTTCAAGGCCGATTAATAGCGAAGCTGGAGTTTTTCAATCCTGGAGGAAGTGTAAAGGATAGAATTTCTTTAGCTATGCTGGAAAAAGCTGAAAAAGATGGAATTATAAGTACCTCAAAAACAACTATCATTGAGGCGACATCGGGTAATACAGGTGTGGGCTTGGCTATGGTTGCAGCTGCTAAAGGGTATAAGCTAATTCTGACTATGCCTGATACTATGAGTGTTGAAAGAAGAAAATTGTTAAAAGCTTTTGGCGCCCACTTAGAATTAACTGAGGGTAAAAAGGGAATGCCAGGGGCGATTGAAAGAGCGGAAAAACTAGCTGATGAAGATGGGAATTCTTTTATACCAAGTCAATTCTACAACGAAGCTAATCCTCAGGTTCACAAAGAGACAACTGCAATGGAAGTTTTAGAAGATACAAATGGTGAAATCGACTATTTTGTTGCAGGAGTAGGAACAGGAGGAACTATAACCGGCGTAGGCCAGGTTTTAAAAGAAAAATTAAGTGATGTATCGGTTATAGCAGTAGAACCAGAAGACTCACCAGTGTTATCTGGAGGAAGTCCTGGTCCGCATAAAATACAGGGCATAGGAGCGGGGTTTGTGCCTAAAGTTCTTCGTAAAGAAGTGATTGATACAGTTTCGAAAGTCGGGCACCAAACTGCTTTTGAAGCCAGTCGTTGGTTAGCTAAAAACCATGGTATTTTAACAGGTATCTCTTCAGGAGCGGCTTTGTCTGTAGCTATCGATTTAGCAAAGGACGCAGAAAATAAGGGGAAAAATATCGTAGTTCTTTTGCCTGATAATGGTGAACGATACTTATCTACTCCTTTATATGAGACTGTCTAA
- a CDS encoding Rrf2 family transcriptional regulator: MKISAKGDYACKAVLELTLKHQEGKPVQIGEIAKNQSIPLKYLEQILVVLKKGGIAKSKRGAEGGYSLAKNPKDITVADVIALTDGPFVTTPCSDDNCETQDVCCFLPIWSELEKQIYKVLSGTNFEELSEKVNQGQQLMYHI, translated from the coding sequence ATGAAAATTTCTGCCAAGGGAGATTATGCTTGTAAGGCTGTACTGGAATTAACTTTGAAACATCAAGAGGGAAAACCTGTACAAATTGGAGAAATTGCTAAAAATCAGAGTATTCCCTTAAAATACTTAGAACAAATCTTAGTTGTTTTGAAAAAGGGTGGAATTGCTAAAAGTAAGAGGGGGGCGGAGGGAGGATACTCTCTTGCAAAAAATCCAAAAGACATAACTGTAGCTGATGTTATTGCTTTGACTGATGGCCCTTTTGTGACTACTCCGTGCTCTGATGATAACTGTGAAACGCAAGATGTTTGCTGTTTTTTACCTATATGGAGTGAGCTTGAAAAACAAATTTATAAAGTGCTCTCCGGTACTAATTTTGAAGAGTTAAGTGAAAAAGTAAACCAAGGTCAACAGTTAATGTATCATATTTAA